A single region of the Brachypodium distachyon strain Bd21 chromosome 3, Brachypodium_distachyon_v3.0, whole genome shotgun sequence genome encodes:
- the LOC100824395 gene encoding FGGY carbohydrate kinase domain-containing protein isoform X1: protein MDNDYDHVAHESGGPQSSPTRVFLLGGPSWVNWDQSDRRDLTVPHQLRSAGVMSGGGVFLGVDVGTGSARAGLFDDKGKLLGSASNPIQIWKEKDCVEQSSTDIWHAVCTAVKSACLLANVGAEDVLGLGFTATCSLVAVGADGSPVSVSWNGDSRRDIIVWMDHRAADQAGRINSQNSVALQFYGGGVYPEMQVPKLLWVKENLQESWSMVSRWMDLGNWLTYRATGDDTRSLSHMEQWRESVSRDMDGADEDFWVEIGLEDLYNGSNKKIGHDVAFPGHPLGSGLTPASAKELGLLPGTPVGISLIDAYAGGIGVMESVPDEDFKSDMSDEEAICHRMVLVCGTSTCHMAVSKNKLFIPGVWGPFWSVMIPEFWLTECGQSATGALLDYVVQNHVAAPLLANQAASQSVSIYELMNKILLSMSHEQNMPFLSALSQDTHVLPDFHGNRSPVADPKSKGVICGLTLDTSEKQLALIYLATIQGIAYGTRHIVDHCNAHGHKIDTLLACGGLAKNSLYIQEHADITGCKIILPRENESVLLGAAILGAVAAKKFSGVHDAMKALNAAGKVVRPSSDPRVKKYHEAKYQIFRSLYDQQLSHRSTMVQALQ, encoded by the exons ATGGATAATGATTACGACCACGTGGCCCACGAGAGTGGGGGCCCGCAATCCAGCCCAACTCGTGTCTTTTTGCTTGGAGGCCCATCTTGGGTGAATTGGGATCAGTCGGACCGACGTGACCTAACCGTTCCCCACCAGCTCCGGTCGGCCGGCGTCATGTCCGGCGGTGGCGTCTTCCTCGGGGTCGACGTCGGCACCGGCAGCGCTCGCGCAG GCCTCTTTGATGACAAGGGTAAGTTGCTGGGGTCAGCAAGCAACCCTATACAGATATGGAAAGAGAAAGATTGTGTCGAG CAATCGTCAACGGATATCTGGCACGCAGTGTGTACTGCTGTAAAATCTGCATGCTTGCTGGCAAATGTTGGCGCTGAGGATGTCCTCGGTCTTGGCTTCACTGCTACTTGCTCCCTTG TTGCTGTGGGTGCTGATGGTTCTCCTGTTTCGGTTTCTTGGAATGGTGATTCAAGAAGGGATATCATCGTGTGGATGGACCATAGGGCTGCCGACCAGGCTGGGCGAATTAATTCTCAGAATTCAGTGGCATTGCAATTTTATGGTGGGGGTGTCTACCCAGAAATGCAAGTTCCAAAG CTTTTATGGGTTAAGGAGAATCTGCAAGAGTCTTGGTCTATGGTATCTAGGTGGATGGACCTTGGTAACTGGTTAACATATAG GGCGACCGGTGATGACACCCGCAGCTTATCACACATGGAGCAGTGGAGGGAATCAGTTTCACGTGATATGGATGGAGCGGATGAGGACTTTTGGGTAGAAATAGGCTTGGAAGACCTTTATAATGGgagcaacaaaaaaatag GACACGATGTTGCGTTTCCTGGTCATCCTCTAGGTTCTGGTTTGACACCTGCTTCTGCAAAG GAGTTAGGCTTGCTTCCTGGGACTCCTGTTGGAATTTCTCTTATTGATGCTTATGCTGGTGGTATTGGAGTCATGGAAAGTGTGCCAGATGAAGATTTTAAATCCGACA TGTCTGATGAAGAAGCAATATGCCATCGCATGGTTTTGGTTTGTGGGACATCTACATGCCACATGGCTGTTTCAAAGAACAAGCTATTTATCCCTGGTGTCTGGGGGCCATTTTGGTCTG TGATGATACCTGAGTTTTGGCTCACGGAATGTGGCCAAAGTGCAACTGGTGCTCTACTAGATTACGTTGTTCAAAACCATGTTGCCGCTCCCCTTCTGGCTAATCAGGCTGCTTCTCAAA GTGTGTCCATTTATGAGTTGATGAACAAGATATTGCTTTCAATGTCACATGAACAAAATATGCCTTTTCTTTCTGCCTTAAGTCAAGACACGCATGTCCTTCCTGATTTTCATGGAAACCG GTCCCCTGTGGCTGATCCAAAATCTAAGGGGGTGATTTGTGGCTTGACACTTGATACAAGTGAGAAGCAGTTAGCGCTTATCTACCTAGCAACAATTCAGGGCATTGCTTATGGTACTCGTCATATCGTGGATCATTGTAATGCTCACGGGCACAAG ATCGACACTCTTCTTGCGTGTGGCGGACTTGCAAAGAACTCCTTGTATATCCAAGAACATGCAGATATCACCG GTTGTAAAATAATCCTTCCCAGGGAGAACGAGTCTGTGCTTTTAGGGGCTGCTATTCTGGGTGCTGTTGCTGCAAAGAAGTTCTCCGGCGTTCATGATGCAATGAAAGCACTGAATGCAGCCGGGAAG GTTGTGCGTCCGTCTTCGGATCCTAGGGTGAAGAAATACCATGAGGCGAAGTATCAGATATTCAGGTCCCTGTATGATCAGCAGCTCTCCCACCGCTCAACCATGGTGCAGGCATTGCAATAG
- the LOC100824395 gene encoding FGGY carbohydrate kinase domain-containing protein isoform X6, with translation MDNDYDHVAHESGGPQSSPTRVFLLGGPSWVNWDQSDRRDLTVPHQLRSAGVMSGGGVFLGVDVGTGSARAGLFDDKGKLLGSASNPIQIWKEKDCVEQSSTDIWHAVCTAVKSACLLANVGAEDVLGLGFTATCSLVAVGADGSPVSVSWNGDSRRDIIVWMDHRAADQAGRINSQNSVALQFYGGGVYPEMQVPKLLWVKENLQESWSMVSRWMDLGNWLTYRATGDDTRSLSHMEQWRESVSRDMDGADEDFWVEIGLEDLYNGSNKKIGHDVAFPGHPLGSGLTPASAKELGLLPGTPVGISLIDAYAGGIGVMESVPDEDFKSDMSDEEAICHRMVLVCGTSTCHMAVSKNKLFIPGVWGPFWSVMIPEFWLTECGQSATGALLDYVVQNHVAAPLLANQAASQSVSIYELMNKILLSMSHEQNMPFLSALSQDTHVLPDFHGNRNNREHTLLRRRGQARTHVGQVPCG, from the exons ATGGATAATGATTACGACCACGTGGCCCACGAGAGTGGGGGCCCGCAATCCAGCCCAACTCGTGTCTTTTTGCTTGGAGGCCCATCTTGGGTGAATTGGGATCAGTCGGACCGACGTGACCTAACCGTTCCCCACCAGCTCCGGTCGGCCGGCGTCATGTCCGGCGGTGGCGTCTTCCTCGGGGTCGACGTCGGCACCGGCAGCGCTCGCGCAG GCCTCTTTGATGACAAGGGTAAGTTGCTGGGGTCAGCAAGCAACCCTATACAGATATGGAAAGAGAAAGATTGTGTCGAG CAATCGTCAACGGATATCTGGCACGCAGTGTGTACTGCTGTAAAATCTGCATGCTTGCTGGCAAATGTTGGCGCTGAGGATGTCCTCGGTCTTGGCTTCACTGCTACTTGCTCCCTTG TTGCTGTGGGTGCTGATGGTTCTCCTGTTTCGGTTTCTTGGAATGGTGATTCAAGAAGGGATATCATCGTGTGGATGGACCATAGGGCTGCCGACCAGGCTGGGCGAATTAATTCTCAGAATTCAGTGGCATTGCAATTTTATGGTGGGGGTGTCTACCCAGAAATGCAAGTTCCAAAG CTTTTATGGGTTAAGGAGAATCTGCAAGAGTCTTGGTCTATGGTATCTAGGTGGATGGACCTTGGTAACTGGTTAACATATAG GGCGACCGGTGATGACACCCGCAGCTTATCACACATGGAGCAGTGGAGGGAATCAGTTTCACGTGATATGGATGGAGCGGATGAGGACTTTTGGGTAGAAATAGGCTTGGAAGACCTTTATAATGGgagcaacaaaaaaatag GACACGATGTTGCGTTTCCTGGTCATCCTCTAGGTTCTGGTTTGACACCTGCTTCTGCAAAG GAGTTAGGCTTGCTTCCTGGGACTCCTGTTGGAATTTCTCTTATTGATGCTTATGCTGGTGGTATTGGAGTCATGGAAAGTGTGCCAGATGAAGATTTTAAATCCGACA TGTCTGATGAAGAAGCAATATGCCATCGCATGGTTTTGGTTTGTGGGACATCTACATGCCACATGGCTGTTTCAAAGAACAAGCTATTTATCCCTGGTGTCTGGGGGCCATTTTGGTCTG TGATGATACCTGAGTTTTGGCTCACGGAATGTGGCCAAAGTGCAACTGGTGCTCTACTAGATTACGTTGTTCAAAACCATGTTGCCGCTCCCCTTCTGGCTAATCAGGCTGCTTCTCAAA GTGTGTCCATTTATGAGTTGATGAACAAGATATTGCTTTCAATGTCACATGAACAAAATATGCCTTTTCTTTCTGCCTTAAGTCAAGACACGCATGTCCTTCCTGATTTTCATGGAAACCG AAACAACCGTGAGCACACCCTGCTGAGGCGCCGAGGCCAGGCTCGGACGCATGTGGGCCAG GTCCCCTGTGGCTGA
- the LOC100824395 gene encoding FGGY carbohydrate kinase domain-containing protein isoform X2, which yields MDNDYDHVAHESGGPQSSPTRVFLLGGPSWVNWDQSDRRDLTVPHQLRSAGVMSGGGVFLGVDVGTGSARAGLFDDKGKLLGSASNPIQIWKEKDCVEQSSTDIWHAVCTAVKSACLLANVGAEDVLGLGFTATCSLVAVGADGSPVSVSWNGDSRRDIIVWMDHRAADQAGRINSQNSVALQFYGGGVYPEMQVPKLLWVKENLQESWSMVSRWMDLGNWLTYRATGDDTRSLSHMEQWRESVSRDMDGADEDFWVEIGLEDLYNGSNKKIGHDVAFPGHPLGSGLTPASAKELGLLPGTPVGISLIDAYAGGIGVMESVPDEDFKSDMSDEEAICHRMVLVCGTSTCHMAVSKNKLFIPGVWGPFWSVMIPEFWLTECGQSATGALLDYVVQNHVAAPLLANQAASQSVSIYELMNKILLSMSHEQNMPFLSALSQDTHVLPDFHGNRNNREHTLLRRRGQARTHVGQARTHASTQLCDTKDLSTDQSGLFSCHEPQSVIAHTVKLTCPCCLHHLSGWLKFGLLCPLFCQVLRIYLCFFSSENRLVVFLFSYHLISCTRPTKFEPDAPEHTHAATQLAISNVISLSLAHKLLFPCQCVV from the exons ATGGATAATGATTACGACCACGTGGCCCACGAGAGTGGGGGCCCGCAATCCAGCCCAACTCGTGTCTTTTTGCTTGGAGGCCCATCTTGGGTGAATTGGGATCAGTCGGACCGACGTGACCTAACCGTTCCCCACCAGCTCCGGTCGGCCGGCGTCATGTCCGGCGGTGGCGTCTTCCTCGGGGTCGACGTCGGCACCGGCAGCGCTCGCGCAG GCCTCTTTGATGACAAGGGTAAGTTGCTGGGGTCAGCAAGCAACCCTATACAGATATGGAAAGAGAAAGATTGTGTCGAG CAATCGTCAACGGATATCTGGCACGCAGTGTGTACTGCTGTAAAATCTGCATGCTTGCTGGCAAATGTTGGCGCTGAGGATGTCCTCGGTCTTGGCTTCACTGCTACTTGCTCCCTTG TTGCTGTGGGTGCTGATGGTTCTCCTGTTTCGGTTTCTTGGAATGGTGATTCAAGAAGGGATATCATCGTGTGGATGGACCATAGGGCTGCCGACCAGGCTGGGCGAATTAATTCTCAGAATTCAGTGGCATTGCAATTTTATGGTGGGGGTGTCTACCCAGAAATGCAAGTTCCAAAG CTTTTATGGGTTAAGGAGAATCTGCAAGAGTCTTGGTCTATGGTATCTAGGTGGATGGACCTTGGTAACTGGTTAACATATAG GGCGACCGGTGATGACACCCGCAGCTTATCACACATGGAGCAGTGGAGGGAATCAGTTTCACGTGATATGGATGGAGCGGATGAGGACTTTTGGGTAGAAATAGGCTTGGAAGACCTTTATAATGGgagcaacaaaaaaatag GACACGATGTTGCGTTTCCTGGTCATCCTCTAGGTTCTGGTTTGACACCTGCTTCTGCAAAG GAGTTAGGCTTGCTTCCTGGGACTCCTGTTGGAATTTCTCTTATTGATGCTTATGCTGGTGGTATTGGAGTCATGGAAAGTGTGCCAGATGAAGATTTTAAATCCGACA TGTCTGATGAAGAAGCAATATGCCATCGCATGGTTTTGGTTTGTGGGACATCTACATGCCACATGGCTGTTTCAAAGAACAAGCTATTTATCCCTGGTGTCTGGGGGCCATTTTGGTCTG TGATGATACCTGAGTTTTGGCTCACGGAATGTGGCCAAAGTGCAACTGGTGCTCTACTAGATTACGTTGTTCAAAACCATGTTGCCGCTCCCCTTCTGGCTAATCAGGCTGCTTCTCAAA GTGTGTCCATTTATGAGTTGATGAACAAGATATTGCTTTCAATGTCACATGAACAAAATATGCCTTTTCTTTCTGCCTTAAGTCAAGACACGCATGTCCTTCCTGATTTTCATGGAAACCG AAACAACCGTGAGCACACCCTGCTGAGGCGCCGAGGCCAGGCTCGGACGCATGTGGGCCAGGCACGCACTCATGCCTCTACCCAACTATGTGACACAAAAGATCTCAGTACAGATCAATCAGGCTTGTTTTCCTGTCATGAACCTCAATCTGTCATAGCCCATACTGTAAAATTAACATGTCCTTGTTGTCTACATCATCTTTCTGGGTGGTTAAAATTTGGTCTACTATGCCCACTTTTCTGtcaagtactccgtatttatctttgctttttttcttcagaaaatagGCTAGTAGTATTTCTCTTTTCTTACCATCTAATTAGTTGTACTCGACCAACAAAATTTGAACCGGACGCACCTGAACACACTCATGCAGCTACTCAGCTAGCAATCTCGAATGTTATCAGCCTATCACTTGCACACAAATTATTATTTCCTTGTCAATGTGTTGTTTAA
- the LOC100824395 gene encoding FGGY carbohydrate kinase domain-containing protein isoform X4 — protein sequence MKGLFDDKGKLLGSASNPIQIWKEKDCVEQSSTDIWHAVCTAVKSACLLANVGAEDVLGLGFTATCSLVAVGADGSPVSVSWNGDSRRDIIVWMDHRAADQAGRINSQNSVALQFYGGGVYPEMQVPKLLWVKENLQESWSMVSRWMDLGNWLTYRATGDDTRSLSHMEQWRESVSRDMDGADEDFWVEIGLEDLYNGSNKKIGHDVAFPGHPLGSGLTPASAKELGLLPGTPVGISLIDAYAGGIGVMESVPDEDFKSDMSDEEAICHRMVLVCGTSTCHMAVSKNKLFIPGVWGPFWSVMIPEFWLTECGQSATGALLDYVVQNHVAAPLLANQAASQSVSIYELMNKILLSMSHEQNMPFLSALSQDTHVLPDFHGNRSPVADPKSKGVICGLTLDTSEKQLALIYLATIQGIAYGTRHIVDHCNAHGHKIDTLLACGGLAKNSLYIQEHADITGCKIILPRENESVLLGAAILGAVAAKKFSGVHDAMKALNAAGKVVRPSSDPRVKKYHEAKYQIFRSLYDQQLSHRSTMVQALQ from the exons atgaagg GCCTCTTTGATGACAAGGGTAAGTTGCTGGGGTCAGCAAGCAACCCTATACAGATATGGAAAGAGAAAGATTGTGTCGAG CAATCGTCAACGGATATCTGGCACGCAGTGTGTACTGCTGTAAAATCTGCATGCTTGCTGGCAAATGTTGGCGCTGAGGATGTCCTCGGTCTTGGCTTCACTGCTACTTGCTCCCTTG TTGCTGTGGGTGCTGATGGTTCTCCTGTTTCGGTTTCTTGGAATGGTGATTCAAGAAGGGATATCATCGTGTGGATGGACCATAGGGCTGCCGACCAGGCTGGGCGAATTAATTCTCAGAATTCAGTGGCATTGCAATTTTATGGTGGGGGTGTCTACCCAGAAATGCAAGTTCCAAAG CTTTTATGGGTTAAGGAGAATCTGCAAGAGTCTTGGTCTATGGTATCTAGGTGGATGGACCTTGGTAACTGGTTAACATATAG GGCGACCGGTGATGACACCCGCAGCTTATCACACATGGAGCAGTGGAGGGAATCAGTTTCACGTGATATGGATGGAGCGGATGAGGACTTTTGGGTAGAAATAGGCTTGGAAGACCTTTATAATGGgagcaacaaaaaaatag GACACGATGTTGCGTTTCCTGGTCATCCTCTAGGTTCTGGTTTGACACCTGCTTCTGCAAAG GAGTTAGGCTTGCTTCCTGGGACTCCTGTTGGAATTTCTCTTATTGATGCTTATGCTGGTGGTATTGGAGTCATGGAAAGTGTGCCAGATGAAGATTTTAAATCCGACA TGTCTGATGAAGAAGCAATATGCCATCGCATGGTTTTGGTTTGTGGGACATCTACATGCCACATGGCTGTTTCAAAGAACAAGCTATTTATCCCTGGTGTCTGGGGGCCATTTTGGTCTG TGATGATACCTGAGTTTTGGCTCACGGAATGTGGCCAAAGTGCAACTGGTGCTCTACTAGATTACGTTGTTCAAAACCATGTTGCCGCTCCCCTTCTGGCTAATCAGGCTGCTTCTCAAA GTGTGTCCATTTATGAGTTGATGAACAAGATATTGCTTTCAATGTCACATGAACAAAATATGCCTTTTCTTTCTGCCTTAAGTCAAGACACGCATGTCCTTCCTGATTTTCATGGAAACCG GTCCCCTGTGGCTGATCCAAAATCTAAGGGGGTGATTTGTGGCTTGACACTTGATACAAGTGAGAAGCAGTTAGCGCTTATCTACCTAGCAACAATTCAGGGCATTGCTTATGGTACTCGTCATATCGTGGATCATTGTAATGCTCACGGGCACAAG ATCGACACTCTTCTTGCGTGTGGCGGACTTGCAAAGAACTCCTTGTATATCCAAGAACATGCAGATATCACCG GTTGTAAAATAATCCTTCCCAGGGAGAACGAGTCTGTGCTTTTAGGGGCTGCTATTCTGGGTGCTGTTGCTGCAAAGAAGTTCTCCGGCGTTCATGATGCAATGAAAGCACTGAATGCAGCCGGGAAG GTTGTGCGTCCGTCTTCGGATCCTAGGGTGAAGAAATACCATGAGGCGAAGTATCAGATATTCAGGTCCCTGTATGATCAGCAGCTCTCCCACCGCTCAACCATGGTGCAGGCATTGCAATAG
- the LOC100824395 gene encoding FGGY carbohydrate kinase domain-containing protein isoform X3: MEGLFDDKGKLLGSASNPIQIWKEKDCVEQSSTDIWHAVCTAVKSACLLANVGAEDVLGLGFTATCSLVAVGADGSPVSVSWNGDSRRDIIVWMDHRAADQAGRINSQNSVALQFYGGGVYPEMQVPKLLWVKENLQESWSMVSRWMDLGNWLTYRATGDDTRSLSHMEQWRESVSRDMDGADEDFWVEIGLEDLYNGSNKKIGHDVAFPGHPLGSGLTPASAKELGLLPGTPVGISLIDAYAGGIGVMESVPDEDFKSDMSDEEAICHRMVLVCGTSTCHMAVSKNKLFIPGVWGPFWSVMIPEFWLTECGQSATGALLDYVVQNHVAAPLLANQAASQSVSIYELMNKILLSMSHEQNMPFLSALSQDTHVLPDFHGNRSPVADPKSKGVICGLTLDTSEKQLALIYLATIQGIAYGTRHIVDHCNAHGHKIDTLLACGGLAKNSLYIQEHADITGCKIILPRENESVLLGAAILGAVAAKKFSGVHDAMKALNAAGKVVRPSSDPRVKKYHEAKYQIFRSLYDQQLSHRSTMVQALQ, translated from the exons ATGGAGG GCCTCTTTGATGACAAGGGTAAGTTGCTGGGGTCAGCAAGCAACCCTATACAGATATGGAAAGAGAAAGATTGTGTCGAG CAATCGTCAACGGATATCTGGCACGCAGTGTGTACTGCTGTAAAATCTGCATGCTTGCTGGCAAATGTTGGCGCTGAGGATGTCCTCGGTCTTGGCTTCACTGCTACTTGCTCCCTTG TTGCTGTGGGTGCTGATGGTTCTCCTGTTTCGGTTTCTTGGAATGGTGATTCAAGAAGGGATATCATCGTGTGGATGGACCATAGGGCTGCCGACCAGGCTGGGCGAATTAATTCTCAGAATTCAGTGGCATTGCAATTTTATGGTGGGGGTGTCTACCCAGAAATGCAAGTTCCAAAG CTTTTATGGGTTAAGGAGAATCTGCAAGAGTCTTGGTCTATGGTATCTAGGTGGATGGACCTTGGTAACTGGTTAACATATAG GGCGACCGGTGATGACACCCGCAGCTTATCACACATGGAGCAGTGGAGGGAATCAGTTTCACGTGATATGGATGGAGCGGATGAGGACTTTTGGGTAGAAATAGGCTTGGAAGACCTTTATAATGGgagcaacaaaaaaatag GACACGATGTTGCGTTTCCTGGTCATCCTCTAGGTTCTGGTTTGACACCTGCTTCTGCAAAG GAGTTAGGCTTGCTTCCTGGGACTCCTGTTGGAATTTCTCTTATTGATGCTTATGCTGGTGGTATTGGAGTCATGGAAAGTGTGCCAGATGAAGATTTTAAATCCGACA TGTCTGATGAAGAAGCAATATGCCATCGCATGGTTTTGGTTTGTGGGACATCTACATGCCACATGGCTGTTTCAAAGAACAAGCTATTTATCCCTGGTGTCTGGGGGCCATTTTGGTCTG TGATGATACCTGAGTTTTGGCTCACGGAATGTGGCCAAAGTGCAACTGGTGCTCTACTAGATTACGTTGTTCAAAACCATGTTGCCGCTCCCCTTCTGGCTAATCAGGCTGCTTCTCAAA GTGTGTCCATTTATGAGTTGATGAACAAGATATTGCTTTCAATGTCACATGAACAAAATATGCCTTTTCTTTCTGCCTTAAGTCAAGACACGCATGTCCTTCCTGATTTTCATGGAAACCG GTCCCCTGTGGCTGATCCAAAATCTAAGGGGGTGATTTGTGGCTTGACACTTGATACAAGTGAGAAGCAGTTAGCGCTTATCTACCTAGCAACAATTCAGGGCATTGCTTATGGTACTCGTCATATCGTGGATCATTGTAATGCTCACGGGCACAAG ATCGACACTCTTCTTGCGTGTGGCGGACTTGCAAAGAACTCCTTGTATATCCAAGAACATGCAGATATCACCG GTTGTAAAATAATCCTTCCCAGGGAGAACGAGTCTGTGCTTTTAGGGGCTGCTATTCTGGGTGCTGTTGCTGCAAAGAAGTTCTCCGGCGTTCATGATGCAATGAAAGCACTGAATGCAGCCGGGAAG GTTGTGCGTCCGTCTTCGGATCCTAGGGTGAAGAAATACCATGAGGCGAAGTATCAGATATTCAGGTCCCTGTATGATCAGCAGCTCTCCCACCGCTCAACCATGGTGCAGGCATTGCAATAG
- the LOC100824395 gene encoding FGGY carbohydrate kinase domain-containing protein isoform X5, whose product MVLAVAVGADGSPVSVSWNGDSRRDIIVWMDHRAADQAGRINSQNSVALQFYGGGVYPEMQVPKLLWVKENLQESWSMVSRWMDLGNWLTYRATGDDTRSLSHMEQWRESVSRDMDGADEDFWVEIGLEDLYNGSNKKIGHDVAFPGHPLGSGLTPASAKELGLLPGTPVGISLIDAYAGGIGVMESVPDEDFKSDMSDEEAICHRMVLVCGTSTCHMAVSKNKLFIPGVWGPFWSVMIPEFWLTECGQSATGALLDYVVQNHVAAPLLANQAASQSVSIYELMNKILLSMSHEQNMPFLSALSQDTHVLPDFHGNRSPVADPKSKGVICGLTLDTSEKQLALIYLATIQGIAYGTRHIVDHCNAHGHKIDTLLACGGLAKNSLYIQEHADITGCKIILPRENESVLLGAAILGAVAAKKFSGVHDAMKALNAAGKVVRPSSDPRVKKYHEAKYQIFRSLYDQQLSHRSTMVQALQ is encoded by the exons ATGGTGCTTGCAGTTGCTGTGGGTGCTGATGGTTCTCCTGTTTCGGTTTCTTGGAATGGTGATTCAAGAAGGGATATCATCGTGTGGATGGACCATAGGGCTGCCGACCAGGCTGGGCGAATTAATTCTCAGAATTCAGTGGCATTGCAATTTTATGGTGGGGGTGTCTACCCAGAAATGCAAGTTCCAAAG CTTTTATGGGTTAAGGAGAATCTGCAAGAGTCTTGGTCTATGGTATCTAGGTGGATGGACCTTGGTAACTGGTTAACATATAG GGCGACCGGTGATGACACCCGCAGCTTATCACACATGGAGCAGTGGAGGGAATCAGTTTCACGTGATATGGATGGAGCGGATGAGGACTTTTGGGTAGAAATAGGCTTGGAAGACCTTTATAATGGgagcaacaaaaaaatag GACACGATGTTGCGTTTCCTGGTCATCCTCTAGGTTCTGGTTTGACACCTGCTTCTGCAAAG GAGTTAGGCTTGCTTCCTGGGACTCCTGTTGGAATTTCTCTTATTGATGCTTATGCTGGTGGTATTGGAGTCATGGAAAGTGTGCCAGATGAAGATTTTAAATCCGACA TGTCTGATGAAGAAGCAATATGCCATCGCATGGTTTTGGTTTGTGGGACATCTACATGCCACATGGCTGTTTCAAAGAACAAGCTATTTATCCCTGGTGTCTGGGGGCCATTTTGGTCTG TGATGATACCTGAGTTTTGGCTCACGGAATGTGGCCAAAGTGCAACTGGTGCTCTACTAGATTACGTTGTTCAAAACCATGTTGCCGCTCCCCTTCTGGCTAATCAGGCTGCTTCTCAAA GTGTGTCCATTTATGAGTTGATGAACAAGATATTGCTTTCAATGTCACATGAACAAAATATGCCTTTTCTTTCTGCCTTAAGTCAAGACACGCATGTCCTTCCTGATTTTCATGGAAACCG GTCCCCTGTGGCTGATCCAAAATCTAAGGGGGTGATTTGTGGCTTGACACTTGATACAAGTGAGAAGCAGTTAGCGCTTATCTACCTAGCAACAATTCAGGGCATTGCTTATGGTACTCGTCATATCGTGGATCATTGTAATGCTCACGGGCACAAG ATCGACACTCTTCTTGCGTGTGGCGGACTTGCAAAGAACTCCTTGTATATCCAAGAACATGCAGATATCACCG GTTGTAAAATAATCCTTCCCAGGGAGAACGAGTCTGTGCTTTTAGGGGCTGCTATTCTGGGTGCTGTTGCTGCAAAGAAGTTCTCCGGCGTTCATGATGCAATGAAAGCACTGAATGCAGCCGGGAAG GTTGTGCGTCCGTCTTCGGATCCTAGGGTGAAGAAATACCATGAGGCGAAGTATCAGATATTCAGGTCCCTGTATGATCAGCAGCTCTCCCACCGCTCAACCATGGTGCAGGCATTGCAATAG